The Lutibacter sp. Hel_I_33_5 genome has a window encoding:
- the pnuC gene encoding nicotinamide riboside transporter PnuC has product MNQLFDFFLNAYQNTPTSFIILEAVAFVFGIASVWYAKKENILVYPTGLIATIITVYLLYKAEYFGDMMMNFYYSVMSIYGWWNWSRKKNNKVLVPISRTTSKEKIIGIILAIITMIVTYGVYRYFGNEIKTENYLDIFTSGIFFTAMWFMANKKLENWTLWIFADLITVPLYAYRGLGMLSLQYLIFTILAIQGYITWKKSLVKNLST; this is encoded by the coding sequence ATGAACCAACTTTTTGATTTTTTTCTAAATGCTTATCAAAACACACCTACTTCTTTCATAATTTTAGAAGCAGTTGCTTTTGTATTTGGTATTGCCAGTGTTTGGTATGCTAAAAAAGAAAATATTTTAGTTTATCCTACAGGCTTAATTGCCACAATTATTACTGTATATTTATTATATAAAGCAGAGTATTTTGGAGACATGATGATGAATTTCTATTACTCAGTTATGAGTATATATGGATGGTGGAATTGGTCTAGGAAAAAAAACAACAAAGTTCTAGTTCCTATTTCTAGAACAACTTCAAAAGAAAAAATCATTGGAATAATTTTAGCTATAATAACTATGATTGTCACCTATGGTGTTTATAGATATTTTGGTAATGAAATTAAAACAGAAAATTATTTAGATATTTTCACTTCTGGTATTTTCTTTACTGCAATGTGGTTCATGGCAAATAAAAAATTAGAAAATTGGACGCTTTGGATTTTTGCTGACTTAATAACAGTTCCTTTGTATGCCTATAGAGGTTTAGGAATGTTATCATTACAATATCTTATATTTACCATTCTTGCAATTCAAGGTTACATCACATGGAAAAAAAGCTTAGTCAAAAACCTATCAACTTAG
- a CDS encoding AAA family ATPase — translation MEKKLSQKPINLVKVVLFGPESTGKTTLSGQLARHYNTVWAPEFAREYLQKKWNNERKTCEQSDLIPIARGQIKLENKLALKADKILICDTDLLETKVYSEEYYGGFVDSELDNAATENQYDLYFLTYIDTPWEEDDLRDRPEQRLEMFTAFENALIKNNRPYILLKGDKETRLKTAINAIDKIIKRKENLYSFSNTLTDFDMHFMHQNIN, via the coding sequence ATGGAAAAAAAGCTTAGTCAAAAACCTATCAACTTAGTAAAAGTTGTTTTATTTGGTCCAGAATCAACAGGAAAAACGACACTTTCTGGTCAACTTGCTCGTCATTACAATACGGTTTGGGCACCAGAATTTGCACGTGAATATTTGCAGAAAAAATGGAATAATGAGCGTAAAACATGTGAACAATCAGATTTAATTCCAATTGCAAGAGGACAAATTAAATTAGAAAACAAATTAGCCTTAAAAGCGGATAAAATATTAATTTGTGATACCGATTTACTCGAAACAAAAGTCTATTCAGAAGAATATTACGGAGGTTTTGTAGACTCAGAACTAGATAATGCTGCAACAGAAAATCAATATGATCTCTACTTTTTAACCTATATAGACACGCCATGGGAAGAAGATGATTTACGTGATAGACCCGAACAACGTTTAGAAATGTTTACCGCTTTTGAAAACGCATTAATAAAAAACAATAGACCTTATATTTTATTAAAAGGCGATAAAGAAACTCGTTTAAAAACTGCAATTAACGCTATTGATAAAATCATAAAAAGAAAAGAGAATTTATATTCGTTTTCAAATACACTAACCGATTTTGACATGCATTTTATGCATCAGAATATCAACTAA
- a CDS encoding phosphatase PAP2 family protein has translation MKKFKKIATITLFITINCIYSQSDKKNTKNNILKTSGKVIKNSLLTIPSDFVFIGKELSNDWKKTGYYLAGITGLVLTDKITTRLWHKHVEPTINYSLPDITMINNTSTHKWLLNNNAYISYPIIANYLGAFFSNKERGQYASINALKAIQYSTIITQLGLKTIFGRHRPNRPLSEPAKHPWTNDHLDFFNKREKYLFSSPEGSAFPSLHTTAYFAIAKVFQMEYDNYWIPYSFMSLIYLAEIKEHNHWVSDLVVGGIVGTLIGKSIVLSSWKKRNINGQLKKEKHISFNIVPQYSKDFTGIHIVGVF, from the coding sequence ATGAAAAAATTTAAAAAGATTGCTACAATAACATTATTTATTACAATAAATTGTATTTATTCCCAATCAGATAAAAAAAATACAAAAAATAATATTTTAAAAACTTCAGGCAAAGTCATAAAAAACAGTTTGCTAACAATACCTAGTGATTTTGTATTTATAGGTAAAGAATTATCAAATGATTGGAAAAAAACAGGATATTATTTAGCAGGAATTACTGGTTTAGTATTAACTGATAAAATTACTACTCGTTTATGGCATAAGCATGTAGAACCAACAATAAATTATTCTTTACCCGATATCACAATGATTAACAATACCTCCACACATAAGTGGCTTCTTAATAATAATGCATACATTTCTTATCCAATTATTGCTAATTATTTAGGTGCGTTTTTTTCAAATAAAGAAAGAGGTCAGTATGCTTCTATTAATGCTTTAAAAGCTATTCAATATTCTACAATAATAACTCAATTAGGTTTAAAAACTATTTTTGGAAGACATAGACCTAATAGACCATTAAGTGAACCTGCAAAGCATCCTTGGACAAATGATCATTTAGATTTTTTTAATAAAAGAGAAAAATATCTTTTTTCTAGCCCAGAAGGTTCTGCTTTTCCTTCTTTACATACAACTGCTTATTTCGCTATTGCAAAAGTTTTTCAAATGGAGTATGATAATTATTGGATTCCATATAGTTTTATGTCTTTAATATATCTCGCTGAGATTAAAGAACATAATCATTGGGTAAGCGATTTAGTTGTTGGTGGAATTGTTGGTACTTTAATTGGAAAGTCTATAGTTTTGAGCAGTTGGAAAAAAAGAAATATTAATGGTCAGTTAAAAAAGGAGAAACACATCTCTTTTAATATTGTCCCACAATATTCAAAAGATTTTACAGGAATTCATATCGTAGGTGTTTTTTGA
- the arfB gene encoding alternative ribosome rescue aminoacyl-tRNA hydrolase ArfB encodes MNKEAIIKELKFKGIRSSGAGGQHVNKVSSKIELTFDLENSLALSVEEKELLKSKLSSKLSKENSLILFCDESRSQHRNKEIAIKRFLEIITKSLIKPKKRKSTKPSRASIRRKAENKQKQKLKKTLRKKPKLD; translated from the coding sequence ATGAATAAAGAAGCCATCATAAAAGAATTAAAATTTAAAGGAATCAGAAGTTCTGGCGCTGGTGGTCAACATGTAAATAAAGTTTCTTCGAAAATAGAATTAACCTTTGATTTAGAAAACTCATTAGCTCTTTCTGTAGAAGAAAAAGAACTTTTAAAAAGTAAACTTTCTTCAAAACTATCCAAAGAAAATAGTTTGATTTTATTCTGTGATGAAAGTAGATCTCAACATAGAAATAAAGAAATTGCAATTAAACGATTTTTAGAAATTATTACTAAAAGTTTAATCAAACCTAAAAAAAGAAAATCGACTAAACCAAGTAGAGCATCCATCAGAAGAAAAGCAGAGAACAAACAAAAGCAAAAGCTAAAAAAAACACTACGAAAAAAACCTAAATTAGATTAG
- a CDS encoding nuclear transport factor 2 family protein, producing MSVKIGLENWHHFVTTKNTDGLDSFIDDDAVLYSPVVFKPIEGKFMVTMYLMAAAEIIANNNFKYERELTDETGAVLEFSTEINEISVEGVDMLKFTDEGKLKEIKVMVRPLKAVNMVHQKMGEYLQKMNN from the coding sequence ATGAGCGTAAAAATAGGTTTAGAGAATTGGCATCATTTTGTAACAACAAAAAATACAGATGGATTGGATAGTTTTATTGATGATGATGCAGTTTTATATTCACCAGTAGTTTTTAAACCGATTGAAGGTAAATTTATGGTAACGATGTATTTAATGGCAGCGGCAGAAATAATAGCCAATAATAATTTTAAATATGAACGTGAACTAACAGATGAAACTGGCGCAGTTCTAGAATTTTCAACCGAAATTAACGAAATAAGTGTTGAAGGAGTAGATATGCTAAAATTTACAGATGAAGGAAAATTAAAAGAAATAAAAGTAATGGTTAGACCTTTAAAGGCAGTGAATATGGTGCATCAAAAAATGGGTGAATATTTACAAAAAATGAATAACTAA
- a CDS encoding TonB-dependent receptor — protein MKKNIFFLFLFTSILVNSQTFTLSGKVVDESNQSLPEATILVKETNQGTSTDFDGKFQLKLSKGTYKIEVSHVGFKTGYFTQEISKNEDIIIKLISDSTVLDEVLVSAVRVKADAPVTHSNLSKKEIAKRNLGQDIPILMNYLPNVISSSDAGAGVGYTYIRVRGSDASRVNVTVNGIPYNDAESQGTFWVNMGDFASSTQNLQLQRGVGTSTNGSGAFGASLNILTDAVSEESGGEISNSFGSYGTRKHTVKFTTGKVNKHFEFAGRLSNIYSDGYVDRAFTDLKSYFLQGSYTDENTLIKALVFGGKEHTYQAWFGLTPDELAADRRQNPYTYDNESDNYQQDHYQIHWNEKLNNNWSTNIGLNYTRGKGFFEQFKDGEDAIDYNNLIVDGSDVIVDRWLDNHFYVANFNADYQNENFNIISGFSYSNYKNDHYGEIIWGSDLAASTNIRDRYYESNSKKSDFSVFSKATFNLAKKIKAFVDFQYRTVNYTTVGLTSDRAPINVDKTYNFFNPKLGFTYKVNDENSLYASYARANREPNRNDFEGGNSKHESLDDYEFGWRLKNETVKLNTNIYYMDYQNQLILTGAIDPNTGEPLRGSSGSSYRFGLEIDAKITLSEEFSMIPNLAISKNINRDYHEKIDGVLQNLGDTPITFSPNIVFGNSFVFKPIDNLQIAFLSKFVDKQFMSNLNSKVSKLDVLNDFFTSDLNVVYEVETSKIFKSIVFTALINNIFDKEYVDRGYYYTYDDTWSNPGTAKTIDGAGYYPQATRNFLVGVTLKF, from the coding sequence ATGAAAAAAAACATCTTTTTTTTATTCTTGTTTACAAGTATACTTGTAAACTCCCAGACATTTACACTCTCAGGAAAAGTTGTAGATGAAAGTAATCAATCTTTACCAGAAGCAACTATTTTGGTAAAAGAGACTAATCAAGGAACTTCTACTGATTTTGATGGAAAATTCCAATTAAAACTTAGTAAAGGAACTTATAAGATTGAAGTATCTCATGTAGGTTTTAAAACTGGTTATTTTACCCAAGAAATTTCTAAAAATGAAGACATTATTATTAAGTTAATTTCAGATTCTACAGTTTTAGACGAAGTTTTAGTTTCCGCAGTTCGAGTAAAAGCAGATGCACCTGTTACACATTCTAATCTTTCAAAAAAAGAGATAGCAAAACGTAATTTAGGACAAGACATTCCTATTTTAATGAATTATTTACCCAATGTAATTTCTTCTTCTGATGCGGGTGCGGGTGTTGGATACACATACATTCGGGTTCGTGGTTCAGACGCTTCTAGAGTAAATGTAACTGTAAACGGAATTCCTTATAACGATGCAGAAAGTCAAGGTACATTTTGGGTAAACATGGGTGATTTTGCTTCTTCTACACAGAATTTACAATTACAGCGTGGTGTTGGAACTTCAACAAATGGTTCGGGAGCTTTTGGAGCGAGTTTAAATATTTTAACAGATGCTGTTTCGGAAGAATCTGGCGGAGAAATTTCGAATTCTTTTGGTTCTTATGGAACAAGAAAACATACTGTAAAATTTACAACTGGAAAAGTAAATAAGCATTTTGAATTTGCAGGTCGTTTATCAAATATTTATTCTGATGGTTATGTAGACAGAGCCTTCACAGATTTAAAATCATACTTTTTACAAGGAAGTTATACGGATGAAAACACGTTAATTAAGGCATTAGTTTTTGGTGGAAAAGAGCATACATATCAAGCTTGGTTCGGATTAACACCAGATGAATTAGCTGCAGACAGAAGACAAAACCCGTATACGTATGATAATGAATCAGACAATTATCAACAAGATCATTATCAAATCCATTGGAATGAAAAATTAAACAACAATTGGTCTACAAACATTGGCTTAAATTATACAAGGGGAAAAGGTTTTTTTGAACAGTTTAAAGATGGTGAAGATGCCATAGATTATAACAATTTAATTGTTGACGGAAGTGATGTAATTGTAGATAGATGGTTAGATAATCATTTTTATGTGGCAAATTTTAATGCAGATTATCAAAATGAGAACTTCAATATTATTTCTGGTTTTTCTTACAGTAATTATAAAAACGATCATTATGGAGAAATAATATGGGGAAGTGATTTAGCTGCAAGCACTAATATTAGAGACCGATATTATGAAAGTAATTCTAAAAAATCTGACTTTAGTGTTTTCTCAAAAGCTACTTTTAATCTAGCAAAAAAAATAAAGGCTTTTGTAGATTTTCAATACAGAACTGTAAACTATACAACTGTAGGGTTAACATCTGACAGAGCCCCAATAAATGTTGATAAAACTTATAACTTTTTCAATCCGAAGTTAGGGTTTACTTATAAAGTAAATGATGAGAACAGTTTATACGCTTCTTATGCACGTGCAAATAGAGAGCCAAATAGAAATGATTTTGAAGGTGGAAATTCTAAACACGAAAGTTTAGATGATTACGAATTTGGTTGGCGTTTAAAAAATGAAACTGTTAAATTAAATACCAATATTTATTATATGGATTACCAGAATCAGTTAATTTTAACGGGTGCAATTGATCCAAATACTGGTGAACCATTAAGAGGTTCTAGTGGTAGCAGTTATAGATTTGGTTTAGAAATTGATGCAAAAATTACATTATCTGAAGAATTTTCTATGATTCCAAACTTAGCTATCAGTAAAAATATCAATAGAGATTATCATGAAAAAATTGACGGAGTTTTACAAAATTTAGGTGATACACCAATTACTTTTTCACCAAACATAGTTTTTGGAAATTCATTTGTTTTTAAACCTATTGATAATTTACAAATCGCATTTTTATCAAAATTTGTAGACAAACAATTTATGAGTAATTTAAATAGTAAGGTATCTAAATTAGATGTTTTAAATGACTTCTTTACAAGCGATTTAAATGTGGTTTACGAAGTTGAAACTTCTAAAATTTTTAAGTCAATTGTATTTACTGCTTTAATTAATAATATTTTCGACAAAGAATATGTTGATAGAGGTTATTATTACACATATGATGACACTTGGTCTAACCCTGGAACAGCAAAAACTATTGATGGTGCTGGATATTATCCTCAAGCAACAAGAAATTTTTTAGTTGGAGTTACTTTAAAATTTTAA
- a CDS encoding T9SS type A sorting domain-containing protein — protein sequence MKRLQLFLYFLTVSSFVFANDTTLTPSTFTTANLNAIANGSTITLSAGNYTLTSTLISVWSSGSKSNVSFIGNGNVIMDATNAGDIKDNKMDFVSWSNLTLKNINFRNVQILITSCSNTTLDGIKVYDQKYNSNNLPSVNNSSSPKKAAEWSLRVVDGANNVIKNCTIEWPSTSEPGKGLKVNDGDNHHFLNNSITGNLVMGMNIITTKKDTNSINPITNHVVNGGQIIRTVSTTYSGTEWEDHGLYLHNVANITVTGVTFDGWSDRPSGHGIKLKGVQNVEIRSSTFKNIGGIIIREASNWEDVNDHIWIHNNSFEDYGINAFGISGPAIRESIVIEKNNIRGGTIELKNEAPSQINDFNTLANKAGGVYNNCTSAMIDIKSGINNSSNGINCTISLSVNDILFKNIRVYPNPLNNQLNIDLGNNHRINKIELVNLNGKLILNKSIKSDDKKMSFNLNKHQLSSGVYFLNLSTGKTTKSFKIIKN from the coding sequence ATGAAAAGATTACAATTATTTCTTTACTTCCTAACTGTATCTAGCTTCGTTTTTGCAAATGACACAACGCTAACTCCCTCAACATTTACTACTGCAAATTTAAATGCAATTGCTAATGGAAGTACTATTACATTAAGTGCTGGAAACTATACATTAACAAGTACACTAATTTCAGTTTGGAGTTCTGGTAGTAAAAGCAATGTTAGTTTTATAGGTAATGGTAATGTTATTATGGATGCTACTAACGCCGGAGACATTAAGGATAATAAAATGGATTTTGTTAGTTGGAGTAATCTTACGTTAAAAAATATCAATTTTAGAAATGTACAAATCTTAATAACTAGTTGCTCTAATACAACTTTAGATGGTATAAAAGTTTATGATCAAAAATATAATAGCAATAACTTACCAAGTGTTAATAATAGTTCTAGTCCTAAAAAAGCAGCTGAATGGTCTTTAAGAGTTGTTGATGGAGCCAACAACGTAATTAAAAACTGCACTATTGAATGGCCATCTACTTCAGAACCTGGTAAAGGGCTTAAAGTAAATGATGGCGATAATCATCATTTTTTAAATAATAGTATTACTGGAAACCTGGTAATGGGAATGAATATAATCACTACTAAAAAAGACACAAATTCTATAAACCCTATTACAAATCATGTTGTAAATGGTGGGCAAATTATTCGTACTGTTAGCACTACTTATTCTGGTACAGAATGGGAAGATCATGGTCTTTATCTTCATAATGTAGCTAATATTACCGTTACTGGAGTTACTTTTGATGGTTGGTCTGATAGACCTTCTGGCCATGGAATTAAATTAAAAGGTGTTCAAAACGTTGAAATTAGAAGCTCTACATTTAAAAATATTGGCGGTATTATTATTAGAGAAGCTTCCAATTGGGAAGATGTAAATGATCATATTTGGATTCATAATAATAGTTTCGAAGATTATGGTATTAATGCATTTGGTATTAGTGGTCCCGCTATAAGAGAGTCTATAGTAATTGAAAAAAACAATATTAGAGGAGGAACTATCGAGTTAAAAAATGAAGCTCCGAGTCAAATAAATGATTTTAATACTTTAGCGAATAAAGCGGGTGGAGTATATAACAATTGTACTAGTGCAATGATTGATATTAAAAGCGGAATTAATAATTCTAGTAATGGAATTAATTGTACAATATCATTAAGTGTTAATGATATTCTCTTTAAAAATATTAGAGTATATCCTAATCCTTTAAATAATCAATTAAATATTGATTTAGGAAATAACCACAGAATTAATAAAATTGAATTAGTAAATCTTAATGGGAAATTAATCTTAAATAAATCTATAAAAAGTGATGACAAAAAAATGTCTTTTAATCTAAATAAACATCAACTTTCTTCGGGTGTTTATTTTTTAAATTTATCTACAGGAAAGACAACTAAATCTTTTAAAATAATTAAAAACTAA
- a CDS encoding rhodanese-like domain-containing protein: MRSLLSVLIINLFFSCTNAQEDKSISTIALKKIVSKNNIQLLDVRTPKEIDEGYIIGARFANFYDKDFYKNASSQLDKSKPVYLYCRSGKRSEKSAKILQENGFVTFNVIGGYNQWKKENN, from the coding sequence ATGAGAAGTCTTTTGTCAGTTTTAATAATTAATTTATTTTTTAGTTGTACAAATGCGCAAGAGGATAAATCAATTTCTACAATAGCATTAAAAAAAATAGTATCTAAAAATAACATTCAATTATTAGATGTTCGAACACCAAAAGAAATTGATGAAGGATATATAATTGGTGCTCGCTTTGCTAATTTTTATGACAAAGATTTTTACAAAAATGCTTCAAGTCAATTAGATAAATCTAAACCTGTTTATTTGTATTGTAGATCTGGTAAACGAAGCGAAAAATCTGCTAAAATATTACAAGAAAATGGTTTTGTAACATTTAATGTGATAGGTGGTTATAATCAATGGAAAAAAGAAAATAATTAG